From Brassica oleracea var. oleracea cultivar TO1000 chromosome C3, BOL, whole genome shotgun sequence, a single genomic window includes:
- the LOC106335243 gene encoding beta-galactosidase 10, translating to MKRATKSIASPAILVLAIVFLFSLKAIAVGNVTYDHRSLSIGGRRQLIISAAIHYPRSVPAMWPSLVRTAKEGGCNAIESYVFWNGHEPSPGKYYFGGRYDIVKFIKTVQQAGMHMILRIGPFVAAEWNFGGVPVWLHYVPETVFRQDNEPWKHYMESFTTYIVNLLKKEKLFAPQGGPIILSQVENEYGYYERDYGEGGKRYAQWSASMAVSQNIGVPWMMCQQWDAPATVISTCNGFYCDEFTPNTADKPKIWTENWPGWFKTFGGRDPHRPAEDVAYSVARFFQKGGSVHNYYMYHGGTNFGRTSGGPFITTSYDYEAPIDEYGLPRLPKWGHLKNLHKAIMLSENMLIGGEHRNFSLGPSLEADVYTSSSGSCAAFLSNSDDKNDKTAVFQNMTYHLPAWSVSILPDCKNEVFNTAKVTAKSSKVEMLPEDLKSSSGLKWQVFSEKPGIWGEADFVKNELVDHINTTKDTTDYLWYTTSITISANEGFLKKQTLPVLFIESKGHTLHVFINKEYLGTATGNGTHVPFRLKKSVPLKAGENNIDLLSMTVGLSNAGSFYEWVPAGLTSVSIKGLNNGTLNLTNTKWTYKLGVQGEHLSLFKPGNSEAVKWTVTTKPPKKQPLTWYKVIIDPPSGSEPVGLDMLSMGKGMAWLNGEEIGRYWPRIARKNAPNDECVKECDYRGKFMPDKCNTGCGEPSQRWYHVPRSWFKSSGNELVIFEEKGGYPMKIKLSRRKVSEV from the exons ATGAAGCGAGCTACTAAAAGCATTGCTTCACCTGCGATTCTGGTGTTGGCGATTGTGTTTCTCTTCTCGTTGAAAGCTATTGCAGTGGGGAATGTAACTTATGACCACCGTTCTCTCTCAATCGGCGGTCGCCGCCAGCTCATTATCTCCGCCGCCATTCATTATCCGAGAAGTGTTCCAGCT ATGTGGCCATCACTTGTTCGAACGGCAAAAGAAGGAGGCTGCAACGCTATCGAGTCTTATGTGTTTTGGAATGGCCATGAGCCTTCTCCTGGGAAG TATTATTTTGGTGGACGGTATGATATAGTGAAGTTCATCAAGACTGTTCAGCAAGCTGGAATGCATATGATTCTGCGTATTGGCCCTTTTGTTGCTGCTGAGTGGAACTTCGG GGGAGTTCCGGTTTGGCTGCATTATGTGCCAGAAACAGTCTTCAGGCAAGATAACGAGCCATGGAAG CATTATATGGAGAGTTTCACAACGTATATAGTAAACCTACTGAAGAAAGAGAAGCTTTTCGCACCACAGGGCGGTCCAATAATCTTGTCTCAG GTGGAAAACGAGTATGGGTATTATGAGCGTGATTATGGGGAAGGAGGGAAGCGGTATGCTCAATGGTCTGCTTCTATGGCTGTTTCACAGAACATTGGTGTTCCATGGATGATGTGCCAGCAATGGGATGCTCCTGCCACTGTG ATTAGTACCTGCAATGGCTTTTACTGTGACGAGTTCACACCTAACACAGCGGATAAACCCAAAATATGGACTGAAAACTGGCCTGGATG GTTCAAAACTTTTGGAGGCAGAGACCCACATAGACCAGCAGAGGACGTTGCTTACTCTGTTGCTCGTTTTTTCCAGAAAGGTGGAAGTGTTCACAACTACTACATG TATCATGGAGGAACAAACTTTGGACGTACTTCAGGAGGACCATTCATCACAACAAGCTATGACTATGAAGCTCCCATCGATGAGTATG GATTGCCAAGATTACCAAAATGGGGACACCTTAAGAATCTCCATAAAGCCATAATGCTCTCTGAAAACATGCTGATCGGTGGCGAGCATCGAAACTTTTCGTTAGGCCCTTCACTCGAG GCTGATGTGTACACAAGTTCTTCAGGAAGCTGCGCTGCGTTTCTGTCAAACTCTGATGATAAAAACGATAAGACGGCTGTGTTTCAAAACATGACATATCACTTACCTGCTTGGTCAGTTAGCATTCTACCTGACTGCAAAAACGAGGTTTTCAACACTGCAAAG GTAACTGCGAAGTCCTCCAAGGTAGAAATGTTACCTGAAGATTTGAAGTCTTCATCAGGTCTTAAATGGCAAGTGTTCTCAGAGAAGCCAGGTATCTGGGGAGAAGCAGACTTTGTGAAAAATGAACTTGTTGATCATATCAACACCACAAAGGACACAACTGACTATCTTTGGTACACAACAAG TATAACAATCAGTGCTAATGAAGGGTTTCTCAAGAAGCAAACTCTCCCGGTTCTCTTTATTGAATCAAAGGGGCATACTCTTCATGTTTTCATTAACAAAGAGTACTTAG GAACTGCGACAGGGAATGGAACCCATGTGCCTTTCAGACTCAAGAAATCAGTTCCTCTCAAAGCGGGAGAAAACAATATTGATCTGCTTAGCATGACTGTTGGTCTTTCG AATGCAGGCTCCTTCTATGAATGGGTTCCAGCCGGACTTACAAGCGTCTCAATCAAAGGACTTAACAATGGCACATTGAACTTGACAAATACCAAATGGACCTACAAG CTGGGCGTGCAAGGAGAGCATCTAAGTCTATTCAAGCCAGGTAACTCTGAGGCTGTCAAATGGACTGTGACTACTAAACCTCCCAAGAAACAACCTTTGACTTGGTATAAG GTTATCATAGACCCACCTTCTGGAAGTGAACCGGTTGGGCTTGATATGCTCAGTATGGGGAAAGGAATGGCTTGGCTGAACGGTGAAGAGATTGGAAGATACTGGCCCAGGATTGCTAGAAAGAACGCTCCAAATGATGAATGCGTTAAAGAATGTGACTACAGGGGCAAATTTATGCCAGATAAATGCAACACTGGATGTGGAGAGCCATCTCAAAGATG GTATCATGTTCCACGATCATGGTTTAAGTCTTCCGGGAATGAGCTTGTGATCTTCGAGGAGAAAGGTGGCTACCCCATGAAGATAAAGCTGTCTAGACGGAAAGTCTCAGAGGTTTGA